In the genome of Staphylococcus durrellii, one region contains:
- the glpK gene encoding glycerol kinase GlpK produces the protein MEKYILSIDQGTTSSRAILFNQDGTIKGVAQREFKQFFPKSGWVEHDANEIWTSVLAVIAEVFNENDISPEQIAGIGITNQRETTVVWDKKTNRPIYHAIVWQSRQTQGICQELKDKGLEDKFREKTGLLLDPYFAGTKVKWILDNVDGAREKAENGDLLFGTIDSWLVWKLSGGQAHITDYTNASRTLVYNIHDLEWDKELLDILEIPENMLPEVKESSEVYANTIDYHFFGHEVPIAGIAGDQQAALFGQACFDRGDVKNTYGTGGFMLMNTGEEAVASKNGLLTTIAYGLDGKVNYALEGSIFVSGSAIQWLRDGLRMINSAPQTENYAERVESSEGVYVVPAFVGLGTPYWDAEARGAIFGLTRGTEKEHFIRATLESLCYQTRDVLEAMNSDSSIEVNNLRVDGGAVKNNFIMQFQADLLNVGVERPEINETTALGAAYLAGLAVGFWSSKDEIADRWKLEEKFEPKMEEKQREKLYKGWQKAVEATQVFKLDEE, from the coding sequence ATGGAAAAATATATTCTGTCTATAGACCAAGGAACTACAAGTTCTAGAGCAATTTTATTCAATCAGGACGGTACTATTAAAGGAGTGGCACAACGAGAGTTTAAACAATTCTTCCCTAAATCAGGGTGGGTTGAGCATGATGCGAATGAAATTTGGACTTCAGTACTAGCTGTTATCGCCGAAGTATTTAATGAAAATGATATTAGTCCTGAACAAATCGCCGGTATTGGTATTACAAACCAACGTGAAACTACTGTAGTATGGGATAAGAAAACAAACAGACCCATTTATCATGCAATTGTATGGCAATCTCGTCAAACACAAGGTATTTGTCAAGAGCTTAAAGATAAAGGCTTAGAAGACAAATTCCGTGAAAAAACTGGTTTATTATTAGATCCTTACTTTGCAGGTACAAAAGTAAAATGGATTCTAGATAATGTGGATGGCGCTAGAGAAAAAGCAGAAAATGGAGATTTATTATTTGGTACGATTGATTCATGGTTAGTATGGAAATTATCTGGTGGACAAGCGCATATTACCGATTATACAAATGCGAGTCGTACATTAGTTTATAATATCCACGATTTAGAATGGGATAAAGAATTGCTAGATATTTTAGAGATTCCAGAAAATATGTTGCCAGAAGTTAAAGAATCAAGTGAAGTTTATGCAAATACAATTGATTATCATTTCTTTGGACATGAAGTACCAATTGCTGGTATCGCCGGTGACCAACAAGCAGCATTGTTTGGCCAAGCTTGTTTCGACCGCGGCGATGTTAAAAACACATACGGTACAGGTGGCTTCATGTTAATGAATACTGGTGAAGAAGCGGTAGCTTCTAAAAATGGTTTATTAACTACGATTGCTTATGGTTTAGATGGCAAGGTGAATTATGCTTTAGAAGGTTCTATCTTCGTTTCTGGATCTGCAATCCAATGGTTAAGAGACGGGCTACGCATGATTAACTCTGCACCACAAACTGAAAATTATGCTGAACGCGTTGAATCTTCTGAAGGTGTATATGTAGTACCAGCATTTGTTGGTCTAGGTACGCCATATTGGGATGCAGAGGCTCGTGGGGCTATTTTCGGCTTAACACGTGGTACAGAAAAAGAACACTTTATTAGAGCAACATTAGAATCATTATGTTACCAAACTCGCGATGTGCTAGAAGCAATGAATAGTGACTCTTCAATTGAAGTGAATAATTTACGCGTTGATGGTGGTGCAGTTAAAAATAATTTTATTATGCAATTCCAAGCTGACTTATTAAACGTTGGCGTTGAAAGACCAGAAATTAATGAAACAACAGCTTTAGGTGCTGCATACCTAGCTGGATTAGCTGTTGGTTTCTGGAGTAGTAAAGACGAAATTGCAGATCGTTGGAAACTTGAAGAAAAATTCGAACCAAAAATGGAAGAAAAACAACGTGAGAAATTATATAAAGGCTGGCAAAAAGCAGTAGAAGCAACACAAGTTTTTAAATTAGACGAAGAATAA
- a CDS encoding glycerol-3-phosphate dehydrogenase/oxidase codes for MSLSTLKREQIKKGLKEDSYDVVIIGGGITGAGIALDASNRGMKVALVEMQDFAQGTSSRSTKLVHGGLRYLKQLQVGVVAETGRERAIVYENGPHVTTPERMLLPMHKGGSMGKFTTAIGLTMYDRLAGVKKAERKTMLNKKQTLEKEPLVKKEGLKGGGSYVEYRTDDARLTIEVMKRAEEKGATIINHTKSVHFTYDNNEKVNGIHVEDQLDGETYPIKAKKVINASGPWVDEVRSGDYARNNKKLRLTKGIHVVIDQSKFPLGQAVYFDTEKDGRMIFAIPREGKAYVGTTDTFYDNDKTSPLATQEDRDYLINAINYMFPDVNVSDSDIESSWAGVRPLILEEGKDPSEISRKDEVWEGKSGLLTIAGGKLTGYRHMALEIVDLLAKRLKEEYKLKFKPCATKELKISGGDVGGSANFENFIEQKVEDAKAYQIDATNARHFASKYGSNAEDLFKIAQTAQNQDTGLPLDIYTELIYSIQNEMVFKPTDFLIRRTGKLYFNIKDVLNYKEKVIDVMAELLGYNEVQKDLYTKELEKSIDEAQTGNNQPAVKE; via the coding sequence ATGAGTTTATCTACACTAAAAAGAGAACAGATTAAGAAAGGTTTAAAAGAAGATAGTTACGATGTTGTAATTATCGGTGGTGGTATCACAGGTGCTGGTATTGCTTTAGATGCTAGTAACCGTGGCATGAAAGTAGCATTAGTAGAAATGCAAGACTTTGCCCAAGGCACAAGTTCACGTTCTACTAAATTAGTTCACGGTGGATTACGTTACCTTAAACAACTACAAGTTGGTGTCGTAGCAGAAACTGGTCGTGAACGTGCAATCGTTTATGAAAATGGTCCACACGTAACAACACCTGAACGCATGTTGTTACCAATGCATAAAGGTGGTAGTATGGGTAAATTTACTACTGCTATAGGTTTAACAATGTATGACCGTTTAGCTGGTGTAAAAAAAGCAGAACGTAAAACGATGTTAAACAAAAAGCAAACTTTAGAAAAAGAACCATTAGTTAAAAAAGAGGGCTTAAAAGGTGGCGGATCTTATGTTGAATACCGTACTGATGACGCTCGTCTAACAATTGAAGTTATGAAACGTGCTGAAGAAAAAGGTGCAACTATTATTAACCATACTAAGTCAGTGCATTTCACATATGATAACAATGAAAAAGTTAACGGTATTCATGTTGAAGATCAACTTGATGGTGAAACTTATCCAATTAAAGCAAAAAAAGTCATTAACGCTAGTGGTCCATGGGTAGATGAAGTACGTAGTGGAGACTATGCGCGTAATAATAAAAAATTACGTTTAACTAAAGGTATCCATGTAGTAATTGATCAATCTAAATTCCCATTAGGACAAGCTGTATACTTTGACACTGAAAAAGACGGTCGTATGATCTTTGCCATTCCTCGTGAAGGTAAGGCTTATGTTGGTACTACAGATACATTTTATGACAACGATAAAACTTCACCTTTAGCAACACAAGAAGATAGAGATTATTTAATCAACGCAATAAACTATATGTTCCCAGATGTAAATGTATCAGATAGTGATATTGAATCATCATGGGCAGGTGTTAGACCACTTATTTTAGAAGAAGGTAAAGATCCTTCTGAAATTTCACGTAAAGACGAAGTTTGGGAAGGTAAATCAGGCTTATTAACTATCGCAGGTGGTAAGCTTACTGGTTACCGTCACATGGCGTTAGAAATTGTAGACCTTTTAGCTAAACGCTTAAAAGAAGAATACAAACTTAAATTCAAACCATGTGCTACTAAAGAATTGAAAATCTCTGGTGGTGACGTAGGTGGTAGTGCTAACTTTGAAAACTTTATCGAACAAAAAGTAGAAGATGCTAAAGCTTACCAAATCGATGCGACTAATGCTCGTCACTTTGCATCTAAATATGGTTCAAACGCTGAAGACTTATTTAAAATTGCGCAAACAGCACAAAACCAAGACACTGGCTTACCGCTTGATATTTATACAGAACTTATTTACTCAATTCAAAATGAAATGGTATTTAAACCAACAGACTTCTTAATCCGTCGTACTGGTAAACTATATTTCAACATCAAAGACGTATTAAACTACAAAGAAAAAGTTATCGACGTAATGGCTGAACTATTAGGCTACAATGAAGTACAAAAAGACCTATATACTAAAGAACTTGAAAAATCGATTGACGAAGCACAAACTGGTAACAATCAACCAGCGGTTAAAGAATAA